The sequence below is a genomic window from Sorangiineae bacterium MSr12523.
GTCGTTGTAGACCGTGTCCTGGTAGCGGTATCCCTCGTCGGGGAAGATGACCACGGCCTTTTTGTCCGGGTGCTGCTTGGCCCACCACCGCGCGACCAAATAGGCCGTTCCGCTCGTCGGCCCCATGTAGAGCGCGTGCTCGCGGTGCAGGGCACGGGTCGCCGCAAAGCCGGCGGCGGCGCTCACCCAATGCGCCTCGTCGATTTGAGGATGGTCGACGTTCTTGGGCATGATGCTGTTTCCCAATCCGCGCAGCAAACGCCCCTTTTGATCGGGCTGCCCGAAGAGAACGCTGCCGAAGGTGTCGATGCCCACGACCTTCATCTTCGGAAAAAGGTGCCGCAGGTACGCGCCCGTACCGAATACCGAGCCCCCCGAGCCGACGGTGCCGAGCAAACAGTCGACCTGCCCCACCGACTCCGCCACCAACTCTGCAAACGGCGCATACGCCGCGGGGTTGTGCGGGTTCGCATACTGGGACGGCCAAAAATGCTCCGGATATTCCGCCTGCAATTCGGCCATGCGCGCGAGCCGCGCGCCCTGCAGACCACCGGTGGGAGCCGGGGTTCGCACGATCTCGACCCGGGCGCCCAGCTCCTCCAGCCGGCGCTGCAGGGGCGGCTCGATGGCCGGATCGCTCACGATGATGAGCGGATATCGACGAAGACAGCAGATCATCGCCAGGCCGAGCCCCAGCGTG
It includes:
- a CDS encoding cysteine synthase family protein, giving the protein MRNRHPDSSVVDAQALPRIIRLSENLYGAAFTLMKLLPARFMLDRAAAEGRLKPGTTVIETTSGTLGLGLAMICCLRRYPLIIVSDPAIEPPLQRRLEELGARVEIVRTPAPTGGLQGARLARMAELQAEYPEHFWPSQYANPHNPAAYAPFAELVAESVGQVDCLLGTVGSGGSVFGTGAYLRHLFPKMKVVGIDTFGSVLFGQPDQKGRLLRGLGNSIMPKNVDHPQIDEAHWVSAAAGFAATRALHREHALYMGPTSGTAYLVARWWAKQHPDKKAVVIFPDEGYRYQDTVYNDAWLREKDLVLDALPQAPLVADDPRTATGHWASFAWNRRTLQQVLEQAA